TCCTCCTCGAGCACGAGAACGAGACGCTCAAGCGGCCCCGCCGCCGGCCGGTGGGGAGGAGCATCGTCGCGGGGATCGTGCTCGCCCTCGCGGTCCTGATGGCTCCGATAGCAGCGATGGGCACCTGGGCCCGGCTGCAGCTCGTCGATGCCGATCGGTTCGTCGCGACCTTCGCGCCGCTCGCCGAGGATCCCGACGTGCAGGACTTCGTCGCGGATCAGGTCAGCGCCGCCATCCAGGAGCAGGTGGACTTCAGTGCGATCGTCGCAGAGGTGTTCGACGGAATCCGTGAACTCGACCTTCCGCCCCGCGCGTCATCCGCACTCTCCCTGCTGGAGGCCCCGGCGGCCAGCGGGCTCACCTCCCTCGTCGACGGCGTGATCCACGACGTCGTGGCATCCGATCAGTTCGCTGACATCTGGGCGCAATCGCTGCGGTTCACGCACGAACGCGCGGTCGCGATCCTGCAGAACAGCCCGGACACCGCCGTGCAGCTCGCTGACGATGGAGTGCTCTCGATCGACCTCGGTCAGGTCGTCGACCGGGTCAAGGTGGTGTTGACCGAGCGTGGCGTCGGATTCGCCGCACTCATCCCCGAGATCGACAGGTCGGTCCCGATCGCCCAGGCCGACGCGCTGGTCCTGGTGCGCACCGTCTACCAGATCGCGGTCGCCGCGGGGTTCTGGCTGCCATGGGTGCTGCTCGGGCTCGTCGTCGTCGGCATCCTGATCGCGCGAGATCGCGCGCGTGCCCTCCTGTGGACCAGTCTCGGCTTCGCCGTCGCTTTCCTGCTCCTGTCCGCGGGGATGGGAATCGGGAGGACGTTCTTCATCGGCGCGGTGAGTCCGTCGGTCATGACTGCGGGGGCGGCCCAGTCGCTGTTCGACGAGGTCACCTCGCTGCTGAGCTCGACGATCGTGGCGCTCGCCCTGGTCGGAGTGCTCGTCGCCGTGTGGGCCTGGCTCGCCGGGTCGAGCCGCAGCGCTGTGGCCATCCGCGGCCTCCTGGAGAGTGGGTTCACCGCGATCCGGAGCACGTGGGAGCGACGAGGGCTGTCGACCGGCCGCCTGGGCGTCGCGGTCGATCGCTTCCACGGACCGATCCTCATCGCCGCCTTCGCGCTCGCGGTTCTCATCCTCATCACGTCGCGGCCGGTCGCGTTCGGCACGGTGATCGGGGTGACCGTGGGGCTCGTGGTCTTCGCGGTCGTGATCGAGCTGCTCCGGCGCCCGCGCGCGGCGGACGCGTCCACGGCGGAGGAGCTCCCGACAGAGGAGCCCGGCGAATCCGCGACGGTCGATCACGACACCGCAGAGACGGACTCCCACGCCACGGCGCCGGCTCCCTGAGCCGCGGATGGCACCTGAGGGTGCGAACGTCGGGGCGATGTGCGGGTGGGAATACCCCAGGAGGGTACTCGGTTGACCCGAAGGAGTGAGCGGGACGACCCGCTCCATCTGTGCGGGGCTTCCATCCGCCGCCTGCACGGCATCGTCTTTCCGAGGAGGAGAGCAATGAGCGCTTCGCACCACGAGGGCACCGCACACGCCGCGTCGCATCACGAGTCGGACGGCTCCGCACCCATGCACGCGGCGCACGAGGGCCACGACGATCACCCGGGTCACGGCGACCACGCAGGTCACGACGACCACGCAGGTCACGGGGGTCACGACGACCACGCAGGTCACGGGGGTCACGGCGACCACGTCGCACAGTTCCGGCGGCTGTTCTGGATCATGCTCGTCCTCGCCGTCCCGACCGTCGCGCTTTCCGGCATGTTCGCGATGATCCTCGGATACACGCTCCCCGACGTGCCGGGCCTGGCATGGGTCTCGCCCGTGCTCGGAACCGTGATGTACGTGTGGGGCGGCAAGCCCTTCCTCGTCGGGGCCGTCAGTGAGATCAGAGCCCGTACGCCCGGCATGATGCTGCTCATCGGTCTGGCGATCACGGTGGCCTTCCTCGCGTCGTGGGGAGCGAGTCTCGGCATCCTCCACCATGAGCTCGACTTCTGGTGGGAGCTGGCGCTCCTCATCGTGATCATGCTGCTCGGGCACTGGATCGAGATGCGCTCGCTCGCGCAGACCACCTCTGCTCTCGACTCGCTCGCCGCGCTCCTGCCGGACGAGGCCGAGCGCGTGGAAGCCGGGCAGGTCGTCATCGTCTCACCCGCAGACCTCGCGGTCGGCGACGTCGTGGTCGTGCGACCGGGCGGAAGCGTGCCCGCGGATGGGCGCATCGTCGACGGCCGGGCGTCCATGGACGAGTCGATGGTCACGGGGGAGTCGCGCACGGTCGCGCGAGGCATCGGCGACCAGGTCACCGCCGGCACGGTGGCCACCGACTCTGGGCTCCGCGTCGAGATCACCGCCACCGGGGACGACACCACGCTCGCCGGCATCCAGCGCCTGGTGACCGAGGCGCAGAGCTCCTCCTCGCGCGCGCAGCGCCTCGCCGACACCGCGGCGGGGTGGCTGTTCTGGTTCGCGCTCGGGTCCGCGGCGATCACCGCGATCGTGTGGAGCCTGGTCGGGTTGCCCGATGCGGCCGTGATCCGTACCATCACCGTGCTCGTGATCGCCTGCCCGCACGCACTCGGGCTGGCGATTCCGCTGGTCGTGTCGATCGCCACCGAGCGTGCGGCCCGCGGAGGAGTGCTGGTCAAGGACCGCCTGGCGCTGGAGAGCATGCGCACCGTCGACACCGTGCTGTTCGACAAGACCGGGACGCTCACCAAGGGCGAGCCGGTCGTGTCCGAGGTGTCCGTGTCCGGGGAGCACGACGGCGATCGAGTGCTGGCGCTCGCCGCCGCTGCCGAGGCTGACAGCGAGCACCCTCTCGCGAAGGCGATCGTCCGCGCCGCCGCCGCGAAGAACCTGTCCGTTCCGGAGAGCCGCGACTTCACGTCGTCACCGGCGGTCGGGGTCACGGCGACCGTCGAAGGGACGACTGTGCGCGTCGGCGGCCCGCATTTGCTCGCCGAGGAGCACGCGGATGAGCTCGCCGTCGCCGAGGGGTGGCGCGGGGACGGGGCCATCATCCTGCACGTGGTTCAGGACGGTCACGTCATCGGGGCGTTGAAACTCGCCGACGAGGTGCGGCCGGAGTCCCGCGAGGCCGTCGACGCACTGCACGCACTCGGTGTGCAGGTCGTCATGATCACGGGCGACGCCGAGGCCGTCGCGCAGACGGTCGCGGCAGATCTCGGTATCGACCGATTCTTCGCCGGCGTGCGCCCCGAGGACAAGGCAGCGAAGGTGCAGGAGCTGCAGCACGAGGGGCGCAAGGTCGCGATGGTCGGTGACGGCGTCAACGATGCACCCGCGCTCGCACAGGCCGACGTGGGTCTGGCGATCGGTGCCGGCACCGATGTCGCGATCGCCTCGGCCGGGGTGATCCTCGCCGGCGACGACCCGCGTTCCGTGCTCTCGGTGATCGAACTCTCGCGCGCCGCGTACCGCAAGATGAAGCAGAATCTGTGGTGGGCGGCGGGGTACAACCTGCTCTCGGTGCCACTCGCGGCCGGCGTTCTGGCACCCATCGGCTTCGTGCTGCCGATGTCGGTCGGAGCGGTCCTGATGTCGCTGTCGACCATCGTCGTGGCGCTCAACGCCCAGCTGCTGCGGCGCCTGGACCTGCGCCCGGAGGTGACGACCCGCGCCATCCTCGATCGGTGACCGCCTGAGGTGGGCGTCGCCGACATTGCGCCACGGTTCCCCCTTCAAGAGCCTCCTCGGTGGATGAGAGGTCGTCGCTTCTGGCCGAAGGTCGTATGGCGCGACGCTGACGAGCTTGCGATAGTGGTCGGCACACGACCAGCGACGAGGATCGAGCGTGTCGCCGGCGTGAAGCCACGCGATGCGAAAGGTTCCGGACATGAGTGCTCCCTCCAGCGACGACCAGCCGATGTTCACAAGGCCGGGGGAGGCGACGCTCACATCGCGTCACGTCATTCCCACGACAGAGTCTCTTCCCGATACGGCGAAGCAGATCGTGGAGGACGAGACGATCCTCGACGGCAATGCGCGGTTGAACCTCGCGACGTTCGTGAGTACCTGGATGGACGACGACGCCAAACAGGTGTACGCGGCGTCATTCGACAAGAACATGATCGACAAGGACGAGTACCCGCAGACGGCGGCGATCGAGGACAACTGCTGGCACATGCTGGCGAATCTCTGGAACGCTCCGGATGCGGAGAAGAGCATCGGCACCTCGACCATCGGCTCGTCCGAGGCGTGCATGCTCGGCGGCCTCGCGTTCAAGCGGCGGTGGCAGCAGGCGAGGCGCGCCGCGGGGAAGGACGCGTCGTCGCCGAACCTCGTGATGTCCTCGGCGGTGCAGGTGTGCTGGGAGAAGTTCTGCAACTACTTCGATGTCGAGCCGCGGTACGTGCCGATCAGTGCGGAGCACAAGACGCTCGACGGGCATGACCTGGCGAAGTACGTCGACGAGAACACGATCGGCGTCGTCGCGATCATGGGCGTGACGTACACCGGGATGTACGAGCCCGTGGCCGAGATCGCTGCGGCGCTGGACGAGATCCAGAAGAGCACCGGGCTCGACATCCCCATCCATGTCGATGGCGCGTCCGGAGCGATGATCGCGCCGTTCCTGCAGCCGGACCTGGTGTGGGACTTCCGTCTCGACCGGGTGCACTCGATCAGCACGTCGGGTCACAAGTACGGTCTCGTCTACCCGGGGCTCGGATGGGTGGTCTGGCGCGACGCGCAGTGGCTGCCGGAGGACCTGGTGTTCCAGGTCAGCTATCTCGGCGGGGAGATGCCCACGTTCGCCTTGAACTTCTCGCGACCCGGTGCGCAGGTGGTGCTCCAGTACTACCTGTTCCTGCGCCTGGGGTTCGAGGGGTACCGCGCCGTGCAGCAGGCGTCGCAGGACGTCGCGAAGTTCCTCTCCGCCGGCATCGCGAGACTCGACGCGTTCGAGCTCTGGAACGACGGCAGCGACATCCCGGTGTTCGCCTGGCGTCTGAAAGACGGGCACACGAAGAACTGGACGCTCTACCATCTGCAGGATCGGTTGCGGATGAAGGGCTGGCTGATTCCGGCGTATCCGATGCCCGCGGATCTCGAGCAGATCACGGTGCAGCGCATCGTAGTCCGCAACGGACTGAGCATGGACCTCGCTGCCGAGCTGCTCCAGGCCATCGAGACCGAGGTCGCGTACCTCGACGCACTCGAGTCGCCGATGCCGACCGAGAAGCCCCAGTCGGCCTTCCACCACTGAGCCGACGATGTCCACCTCGAACACGGGGGCCACCCCCGAACCGAAATCCGCCCCTCAGATCTCGGCCGCTACGCAGGTGTCGCGGCCCGCCGTCGCCATCCTCGGCGTCGGACAGCTCGCCCTGCTCACCCTCGTCGTCGTCGCCAGCCTGCGCTCGCTGCCGGCGATGGCGACGTACGGCCTCGGCAGCATCATGCTGTACCTGATTCCGGCGATCGTCTTCCTGGTGCCGACCGCGCTCGTGGCGGCGGAGCTCGCGACCGGATGGAAGGGCGGCATCTACGTATGGGTACGTGAGGCCCTCGGCAACCGCTGGGGCTTCACGGCGGTGTGGCTGCAGTGGATCCAGAATGTCGTCTGGTTCCCCACCCAGCTCGCCTTCATCGCGGGAGCGCTCGCCTTCGTCTTCGTCGACCCGTCGTTGTCGAGCTCCGGCTTCTTCACCGCCGTGGTGATCATCGTCTTCTACTGGGGTGCGACGTTCGTCACGCTGCGCGGCGGCAACCTCTTCGCCAAGCTCGGCTCCTGGGGCGGCATCCTCGGTACGCTGCTCCCAGCGGCCCTCCTGATCGTGTTCGGGGCGATCTGGGTGTTCAGCGGCGAGAAGAGCCAGGTGCCGCTCGAAGCGTCGGCGATCATCCCTCCGTTCACCGGCTTGGCATCGATCGTGCTGATCGTGTCGAATGTGCTGGCCTACGCGGGCATGGAGGTCAACGCCGTGCACGTGAACCAGATGAAGGATCCCGGCAAAGGCTTTCCACGCTCGGTGTTCCTCGCCGCCGGTCTGATCCTGCTCGTGTTCATCCTCCCGACGTTGGCGATCTCGGTCGCGGTCCCATCGAAGGAGCTCGGGCTCACCAACGGCATCATGCTCGCATTCGGGGTCTACTTCGACCACTGGGGAATGGGCTGGGCGACGGCCGTCGTATCGGCGCTCATCGCCGCCGGTGCCCTCGCTTCGGTGATCACCTGGGTCGCCGGCCCTTCCAAGGGAGTGCTCGCCGCTGCGGAGACGGGCCTGCTCCCGCCGATGCTGCAGAAGCGCAACAAGGCCGGAGTGCAGTCGGGCATCCTGATGCTCCAGGGAACGATCGTCACGATCCTCGCGGCGATCTTCATCGTCGTTCCCAACGTCAGCGCGGCCTTCGTGGCCTTGATCGACATGGCCGCGGCGCTGTACCTGATCATGTACATGCTCATGTTCGCGTCCGCTATCGTGCTGCGTCGCAAGGAGCCGACGGTGCACCGTGCTTATCGTGTGGCCGCACTGCCGCTGGTGGCGGGGGTCGGATTCGTGGCGTGTCTCGCGGCCTTCCTTCTCGCCTTCATCCCTCCCGATGGATTCACCGCCTTCTCTCCTGCCGCGTACCCATGGATCGTCGGGGCGGTCATCGTGATCCTCGGTGGCCCTCCGCTGCTGTTCTACGCTCTGCGCAAGCCTGCGTGGGACCGTCGCCCCGCTGACGGCAGTCTCCTGAGCGATGCCCACCCTGAGGCGCCGGTTCCCCCGGGGCCGGGGCCGTCAACAGCGGCGAAGAACCGCTGAGCCGCTGGTCTCTGGGGGTGACCCGAGCATGGGAGCGGTGGCTCGTCAGTCCGCGCGCGGCGGAGCCACCGCCTCGGTCCTCGTGCTCGGGCGGGCCGGTGCTGCGGGAAGCACCGTGGAGGGGCCGCTCAGGGCGCGGAGCGCGTAGAGGATCGTCGCGAGATCGACGAGCTCCTGGACTAGCGCACCGACGACGGCGGGGATGAGTCCGGTCATCGCCACGATCATGAGTCCGATGCTCAGTCCTATGCCGATCCAGATCGCGGTGAGCGCGACCCGCAGGGTGTGACGGCCGATCGCGACGGCGTCGACGAGCTTCGCCAGCGAGTCGACCAGGATCACGACATCAGCGGCGTCCCCGGCCGCGGTCGCGCCCTTCGCCCCCATGGCCACGCCGATGTCGGCGGCGGCGAGTACGGGGGCGTCGTTGACGCCGTCGCCGACCATCATGACCGGGCGCGGTTGCAGCTCAGCGGCGAGCGCGACCTTCTCGGGAGGGAGCAGCTCGGCATGGATCTCGGAGATGCCCACCTGGTGGGCCACCGACTCCGCCGTCGGGCCGACGTCGCCCGTGAGCATGACCACGCGGTCCACCTCGTGCGTGCGCAGCCACGAGACGACGGCCGCGGCTTCGGGCCTCGGGTGGTCGGCGAGCACCAGCACCCCGGCGAAGCGTCCGTCCACCGCGACGTAGGCCGCGGCCTGGCTCAGCTCCAGCGTCGCCCGCACGGTGTCGGGCGCGAGTGCGGCCACGTAGGCCGGTTTGCCGACCACGACCGATCGGCCGTCGATCTCGGCGACGACGCCGTTCGTGGCCTCCTCCCGGGCTTCGGAAGCGCTGCGGAGCGCGAGTCCGCGCGCGTGCGCAGCGCGACGGATGCCTTCGGCGAGCACGTGCGTCGAGTACTGCTCCGCAGAGGCGGCGAGCTGCAGGATCTCATCCTCGTCGAAGCCCTCCGCCGGGCGGATGGCGACGAGTTCGGGTCGTCCCTGCGTGAGCGTGCCGGTCTTGTCGAACGCGGCCGAGCGCACGCGGGCGATCTGTTCGATCACGGCGCCGCCCTTCATGATCACCCCGGTCTTCGCCGCGCGGGAGAGGCCGCCGAGGAACGCGACCGGTGCGGCGATCAGGAGTGGGCACGGCGTGGCGAGCACGAGTACCTCGGCGAAGCGCGTCGCATCCCCGGAAAGGGCCCAGGCGGTTCCGGCCAGCACGAGCGAGACCGCGGTGAACGGGATGGCGAAGCGGTCCGCGAGTCGTACGACGGGGGCATGGGAGTCTTCCGCCGCATGCACGAGCGCGACGATCTGCTGGTACTGACTGTCCGAACTCGTGCGCACGGCTCTGATCCGCACGGCCCGACTTCCGTTGATGGCGCCGGACAGCACCTCGCCCCCGGACTCGCGGGTCACGGGCATGCTCTCGCCGGTCAGCGAGGACTCATCGAAAGTCCCGGTCTCGGTGAGCAGCTCGCCGTCGACGGGCACGATCTCCGCCGGACGCACGAGCAGAACGTCGCCGATGGCCACCTCGTCGACGGGCAGATCCCTGACCTCATCCGAATCCGCGGACTGCGGGCGCAGGAGCACGTGCGCGATGCGCGGAGAGCGATCCAGCAGGGCGGACAGGTCACGCTTCGCACGGCGCCCGGCGAAGTCCTCGAGAGCCTCTCCGCCGGAGAGCATCAGCACGATGATGAGCGAGGCGATGTACTCCCCGACGGCGAGAGTCGCCACCATCGCCACCACGGCGAGGATGTCCAGCCCGACGTGACCGCGGAGCACATCGCGCACCATCCCGACGAGGGTCCAGACGACGAACGCCGCCACGTAGCCGGTGGCGATCCATCGACCGGCGACCGTGGCGTCGATGGCGTGGAGTACCAGCACGCCGACGAACACGAGAACGGTGGTGGTGATGGCCGGGTAGCGCCACAGCAGGCGGAGAAACCTCATGCCCCAGCTTCCCGCGAATCGGTACGCAGTACCAGCGGGAGACGGCGTGCCCCGGCGAATCCCATGGAATCCCTGTGAGTCCTCTGAGGTACATCGTTCCTTAGAGCTGTCTCAGAGCCGAGTCCGCACCATGGCCTCATGACCACGCTGACGACGCGACCCCGAGCCTCCGTCCCTCCGAAGGCCGGAGCCTCGAAGCACACGAGCCGTCGCCGTGCGCGGGCATGGCGGGTGGGAGCGATCACCGTCATCTGGGCGACCAGCCTCTTCGTGGTGGCGCTCTGGGTATCCGGGGGAGGCGTCGCCGCCGTCCTAGGACTCGACGGCGAGACCGTGACCACGCTGGGGCGATTGACCGGTCTGGTCGCTTCGAATCTGCTGCTGTACCAGGTGCTGCTCATGGCGCGTGTGCCGCTCTTCGAACGCGGATTCGGTCGTGATGGCATCACGCGCATGCATCGCTTCGTCGGGTTCTGGTCGTTCTGGTTGATGGGCGCGCACATCGCCCTGCTCGCCCTGGGCTACGCGATCACGGCCGGCATCAATCCGGTCGTCCAGCTGTGGGGGTTCATCTGGGACTACCCGGGTATGCTCCTAGCCGCGGCGGGCACGCTGCTGATCCTGCTCGTCGTGATCACCTCGATCCGCCGTGCTCGTCGGCGTCTGCGCTACGAATCGTGGCACCTCCTGCACCTCTACGCCTATCTGGGCGTGGGGCTGGCACTCCCGCACCAGCTGTGGACGGGCGCGGACTTCCTCTCCTCGCCACTCGCCACCCTGTACTGGTGGTCGATCTGGGCGCTCGCTGCGGCGTCCGTCCTGGTCTTCCGGATCGGCATGCCGCTGCTGCGCTCCACCCGTCATGGCCTGCGTGTGGCGAGCGTCGAGCCGGACGGAGCGCGGGGAGTGACCGTGCGGGTCGCCGGACGCGACCTCTCGTCGCTGGGCGCCCGCGCCGGGCAGTTCTTCGTCTGGCGCTTCCTCGACGGGCCGGGGTGGACGCGCGGGCATCCCTTCTCCCTGTCCGCTGCACCGGGGCGAGAGCTCACCCTGACGGCCCGCGTGGTCGGTGACGGCACGCGCCGCCTCGCGGGGCTCGCACCGGGCACTCGGGTGATCGTCGAGGGGCCCTACGGGGAGATGACGGGGGAGCGCCGCACCGGGACGAAGCTGCTCATGATCGGTGCGGGAGCGGGGGTCGCGCCCCTTGTCTCCCTCTTGGAGGCCGAGGAGTACGCGCCGCGGGACGCCATCCTGCTCACGCGGGACTCGGTCGCCGAGGATGCCCTTCGTCAGAGTGCGATCGCTGACCTCGTCTCCCGTC
The DNA window shown above is from Microbacterium maritypicum and carries:
- a CDS encoding glutamate decarboxylase; the protein is MSAPSSDDQPMFTRPGEATLTSRHVIPTTESLPDTAKQIVEDETILDGNARLNLATFVSTWMDDDAKQVYAASFDKNMIDKDEYPQTAAIEDNCWHMLANLWNAPDAEKSIGTSTIGSSEACMLGGLAFKRRWQQARRAAGKDASSPNLVMSSAVQVCWEKFCNYFDVEPRYVPISAEHKTLDGHDLAKYVDENTIGVVAIMGVTYTGMYEPVAEIAAALDEIQKSTGLDIPIHVDGASGAMIAPFLQPDLVWDFRLDRVHSISTSGHKYGLVYPGLGWVVWRDAQWLPEDLVFQVSYLGGEMPTFALNFSRPGAQVVLQYYLFLRLGFEGYRAVQQASQDVAKFLSAGIARLDAFELWNDGSDIPVFAWRLKDGHTKNWTLYHLQDRLRMKGWLIPAYPMPADLEQITVQRIVVRNGLSMDLAAELLQAIETEVAYLDALESPMPTEKPQSAFHH
- a CDS encoding ferredoxin reductase family protein; this encodes MTTLTTRPRASVPPKAGASKHTSRRRARAWRVGAITVIWATSLFVVALWVSGGGVAAVLGLDGETVTTLGRLTGLVASNLLLYQVLLMARVPLFERGFGRDGITRMHRFVGFWSFWLMGAHIALLALGYAITAGINPVVQLWGFIWDYPGMLLAAAGTLLILLVVITSIRRARRRLRYESWHLLHLYAYLGVGLALPHQLWTGADFLSSPLATLYWWSIWALAAASVLVFRIGMPLLRSTRHGLRVASVEPDGARGVTVRVAGRDLSSLGARAGQFFVWRFLDGPGWTRGHPFSLSAAPGRELTLTARVVGDGTRRLAGLAPGTRVIVEGPYGEMTGERRTGTKLLMIGAGAGVAPLVSLLEAEEYAPRDAILLTRDSVAEDALRQSAIADLVSRRGVRYLPFVGPRSSGPSGWIAASHSAWAGPDLLRHLVPDPEAYDVFICGTAAWMKDLTRDLESAGFPPHRLHSESFTI
- a CDS encoding amino acid permease produces the protein MSTSNTGATPEPKSAPQISAATQVSRPAVAILGVGQLALLTLVVVASLRSLPAMATYGLGSIMLYLIPAIVFLVPTALVAAELATGWKGGIYVWVREALGNRWGFTAVWLQWIQNVVWFPTQLAFIAGALAFVFVDPSLSSSGFFTAVVIIVFYWGATFVTLRGGNLFAKLGSWGGILGTLLPAALLIVFGAIWVFSGEKSQVPLEASAIIPPFTGLASIVLIVSNVLAYAGMEVNAVHVNQMKDPGKGFPRSVFLAAGLILLVFILPTLAISVAVPSKELGLTNGIMLAFGVYFDHWGMGWATAVVSALIAAGALASVITWVAGPSKGVLAAAETGLLPPMLQKRNKAGVQSGILMLQGTIVTILAAIFIVVPNVSAAFVALIDMAAALYLIMYMLMFASAIVLRRKEPTVHRAYRVAALPLVAGVGFVACLAAFLLAFIPPDGFTAFSPAAYPWIVGAVIVILGGPPLLFYALRKPAWDRRPADGSLLSDAHPEAPVPPGPGPSTAAKNR
- a CDS encoding heavy metal translocating P-type ATPase, which gives rise to MSASHHEGTAHAASHHESDGSAPMHAAHEGHDDHPGHGDHAGHDDHAGHGGHDDHAGHGGHGDHVAQFRRLFWIMLVLAVPTVALSGMFAMILGYTLPDVPGLAWVSPVLGTVMYVWGGKPFLVGAVSEIRARTPGMMLLIGLAITVAFLASWGASLGILHHELDFWWELALLIVIMLLGHWIEMRSLAQTTSALDSLAALLPDEAERVEAGQVVIVSPADLAVGDVVVVRPGGSVPADGRIVDGRASMDESMVTGESRTVARGIGDQVTAGTVATDSGLRVEITATGDDTTLAGIQRLVTEAQSSSSRAQRLADTAAGWLFWFALGSAAITAIVWSLVGLPDAAVIRTITVLVIACPHALGLAIPLVVSIATERAARGGVLVKDRLALESMRTVDTVLFDKTGTLTKGEPVVSEVSVSGEHDGDRVLALAAAAEADSEHPLAKAIVRAAAAKNLSVPESRDFTSSPAVGVTATVEGTTVRVGGPHLLAEEHADELAVAEGWRGDGAIILHVVQDGHVIGALKLADEVRPESREAVDALHALGVQVVMITGDAEAVAQTVAADLGIDRFFAGVRPEDKAAKVQELQHEGRKVAMVGDGVNDAPALAQADVGLAIGAGTDVAIASAGVILAGDDPRSVLSVIELSRAAYRKMKQNLWWAAGYNLLSVPLAAGVLAPIGFVLPMSVGAVLMSLSTIVVALNAQLLRRLDLRPEVTTRAILDR
- a CDS encoding heavy metal translocating P-type ATPase, producing MRFLRLLWRYPAITTTVLVFVGVLVLHAIDATVAGRWIATGYVAAFVVWTLVGMVRDVLRGHVGLDILAVVAMVATLAVGEYIASLIIVLMLSGGEALEDFAGRRAKRDLSALLDRSPRIAHVLLRPQSADSDEVRDLPVDEVAIGDVLLVRPAEIVPVDGELLTETGTFDESSLTGESMPVTRESGGEVLSGAINGSRAVRIRAVRTSSDSQYQQIVALVHAAEDSHAPVVRLADRFAIPFTAVSLVLAGTAWALSGDATRFAEVLVLATPCPLLIAAPVAFLGGLSRAAKTGVIMKGGAVIEQIARVRSAAFDKTGTLTQGRPELVAIRPAEGFDEDEILQLAASAEQYSTHVLAEGIRRAAHARGLALRSASEAREEATNGVVAEIDGRSVVVGKPAYVAALAPDTVRATLELSQAAAYVAVDGRFAGVLVLADHPRPEAAAVVSWLRTHEVDRVVMLTGDVGPTAESVAHQVGISEIHAELLPPEKVALAAELQPRPVMMVGDGVNDAPVLAAADIGVAMGAKGATAAGDAADVVILVDSLAKLVDAVAIGRHTLRVALTAIWIGIGLSIGLMIVAMTGLIPAVVGALVQELVDLATILYALRALSGPSTVLPAAPARPSTRTEAVAPPRAD